The sequence aaaacttttacacggttaatataataaaaattcattaataatttcttaatgATATCGTATTTTTATTGAATCTTTCTTATTCCTTTGTTTCTTCTAGTTGTTTATTATAATCCATGTTGTGGGTACTTATAATTTAGTCACTTTTGAACCTCTCTTTTTTCCCTCATAAACTTGACGCATTACTTAAAAGTCTTTTGTAATTAAACAGTTAGTTGAGCTACAAATATTGTTCTTCctcttatctttcttttctatgtgtattaaatattaaaatagattCATTTTTTCTGTATACTCCTTATTTTTTCATCAACAAATCTATTTATTTGTCTCCTAATTTCGTTGAACTTGACCTTTTTCTTATTTGCATTTTAAATATTAGCTATCAACatgagaattttaattttctgaaGATGAAAGTCATTTGTTTATTTGACTTTCTTCATcaatttaatatcatttaacAAACTTATTTTGTACAACGGTATTCATTTAGTTAACCTTTTCACAACGGTAATCATAAGATATCTTCAAATTAACCTTACTTTTATTCTTAATGCATATAAGACTTTAATCATATGTTTTACTATCCAACTTTTATCATTTCACTAATTTTATTTCCCaagtttgttttctttatttttacaacccaaatttttaattttactcatTTTACTATTGTGTTGTAACAAAATGATATCATTTTGCAAAAATGGGTAACAAAAGGagctcattttattttttttaactttttttttgttgaactgtCAGTGATGGAAAATgtgtaaaatcaaaattttggcaataaaattcatgaaaaaacttagatgataaaatttaaataataaaatttatgaatacgactgtatataaatatcatttaaaaattcaaataacattagactaacaataaaattgttattgaagGAGATAATTATACTTTGTATTCTTTTTACCTATTCCTATCTCAACTTATTAAACTATTTTCCTTAATAGCGGAGTATGTAATGAACTTGTAGCTTAATCAATAATCTTAAATGAGTTATGAGCAAGTAATTGAGTTTAATGTTTGGTAGATAATTTTATCTTACAGTCATTTTATATGGCTTAAACACAGTTATTTCTTATGAAAGACACATGTGGTctttactaaaaataaattaatctttaataaaattgagATACCCTTCCAACATGTCAATCTGTATTCATTGTGTATTGAATGTAAGAAAAGTGTACAAGTTTTAATTGTATTATATGCTTGTTACAGGAAAGGTTACCATGGCCATGGAAGTGATTGAAGAGGGTAGTACTCATCACGAGCAATCAGATGATTCAAATGATGATCAAGAAGAACATGTGAAACAAACTGTAAAACCAAAAGTTGAGGTACAGAAGCCAAATAATGTCAGGGGCACTAGACCAGCTCCTTTGGAAGTACTTGATCGTGTGCAATTGAATCACTCCTTTGAAACTCCACGTTCAACTATCAAAGGTGTTCTCAATTTCCCTGGTAATACAGAACTAAATTTCAGTAGAAAAAATTTGAACAAAGTTGAGGAACAACTTCAACGGTCATTCATTGAATTCTACCGCAAGCTTAGGCTTCTAAAAAGCTATAGGTAATGTAATGTAAGAAGCAAGTGTATGATGAATTACTTCATGTTTCTAATTCTCCTTATTAGTGATTATCTAATTAACAATTTCATGAAATTAACAGCTTCCTGAATACATTGGCATTTTCAAAGATAATGAAGAAATATGATAAGGTGAAAATTCAATTACCCTTCACTTCATTTTACTCATTTAAACTTTATTATCTGTACTATCACTTGACATAGTAACTTCATAATTCAGATCACGTCAAGAGATGCAGCTAAAGCTTATATGAAAATGGTGGACAACTCCCACCTTGGAAGTTCTGATGAGGTGAGAGTGCTAAGAAGAAGGTCTCCCATTGAGattcattattcttttaaatttaatttctatacacCGTTAGTTTAAAAGTTTgtgttatcaaaaaaaaaaatatgatatgaaatttttaagataattatcgtgaaaagttaataaacttattatacataatagcTTATGAATGACATTGTTAATGGATAAACACTAAGTTTCTTGATGCTTTTAGTAACAAATTACTTGACACTTTCTATGGCAGGTCACAAAGCTCATGGATAGAGTTGAGAAAACATTCACTAAGCACTTCTACAACTCAAATCGTAATAAAGCCATGAATATCTTAAGACCAAAGGCAAAGAGAGAAAGACATAGAGTTACATTTTCAATGGGTAAGCACCAAGATATTCATGTATAATATAAActcattatatattttgagaAAAGAGGACAAATTTTGATTATCACTTCTTCTTTCTGTTGACACTGTCATCATATTCACAGGTTTCTTAGCAGGATGCACAGCGGCTCTTGTGTTAGCCCTAATTCTAATCGTTCGTACTCGTAAAATATTGGATGAGTCAGGGAGTACTAAGTACATGGATACCTTGTTCCCACTGAACAGGTAATTTTTCAATTGTTCATTGCTCATCTTAATTAACAAGAATCCATTTCGCAAATTAGTCAATTTTGGGTACAAGTGCCCCCACCAAAACCAACATTAGGAGATAATTAATCtacataaggaaaaagaaacaacATTATAACTAAAGTTATGTTTGAATTATCCTTACATTCCTTCCTAAAGTATTTTCAGAGTACATAAAACTAATTAGTGCTCAAAGATACGAACGGTTACCCAAACAACATGTACTAAGTAGTAACTATGTTAAACTTTCATTTTTGCAGTCTATATGGATACATAGTTCTACACATGCTGATGTATGCAGCAAATATTTACTTCTGGAGGCGATACAGAGTGAACCACTCATTCATATTTGGTTTTAAACAAGGCACTGAGTTGGGCTACAATCAAGTCCTTCTCCTAGGTTTTGGTCTAGCAGTATTGGCGCTCGGCGGTGTGCTTGTAAACCTAGACATGCAGATTGATCCACAAACAAAAGATTACAAAACATTGACTGAACTTATTCCACTCATCTTGCTGCTTGTAAGGAGATTATCGGTTTGCTTAAACTTATTCGttgaaataagtattttttaataaaataagtaattttttattttttaaaatgtttgtctaaattatttttacttaaaaaatatattttatttatttattttaagaaataaatattttctacttACAAAAGcgcatataaaaaatacttatttttttttttaatttaagcaaACTCGTTCTATGTTTGAAAGATTTtgccattaaatattttaagatgtaCTGAAGTATGAATTACATTATGAATTCATTCTGCAGGTTGTGATTGCTATTTTACTGTGCCCCATAAACATCTTTTATCGCTCAAGCAGGGTTTTCTTGCTCATATGCTTGTTTCACTGCATATGTGCTCCTCTTTACAAGGTAAAGAAAAGTCCCTGCAAACAAATTGTTTTTGCATTTTCCTAATTTTCAAGCATAGTCTAACACTTGTTATTTTCCATGTATTTAAGGTCACACTCCCGGATTTCTTCATGGCAGATCAATTTACTAGCCAGGTATGTTaccaaattaaaagaataataatccATGGATAATCATTtcttttatggttttttttctcttatataataatattgtgatCCTTTATTGTGTACTGATCAGGTGCAAGCCTTGAGAAGTTTTGAGTTGTACATTTGCTACTATGGCTGGGGGGATTTCAAACAGAGAGAAAACACTTGCAACTCTAGTAGTGTATTCATAACTTTTTCATTCATCGTTGCCGTCATTCCCTACTGGTCTCGTTTCCTTCAGGTAACTAAATTTGTTCCATTTTGATCAACTTTTAGAACCGTACTTGTTGAAGGTAAAAGCAGAAATGAAATACGAATATCCATTTCTTGAATTTTCTTGCAAGTGAATAAGGAGTAATGTAATATCCTCTTACTTAGACCAAAGTATAAAGTAGAAAGATTAATATTCAGATACCCAAAAATTATATTACACTTCATTATATCATTTAGAGGATCCTTATTCATGGTTGAAAAAATGTATTTGACTGGGTGAAACTAGTCAGGGTAGCGTCACTAATCATTCACATACCTGAACAAGTAATACTCTTCAGAGTAGTGTCACCAATTTCTTAAGTGACACGAATCACCTAGTCTactaaattgaaagaaaatcatCTCAAAGTggtatttagttttttaaaaaatacctaTATTGGACAAATTTCCTGTATTTATGCATGTTAGTGCTGAACTCAAActgttatcaataaaatttgaagTGTTAAACACAAGCTTCTTCAATATGTTGCAGTGTCTCAGGCGCCTGTTCGAAGAGAAAGATCCAATGCAAGGATATAACGGATTGAAATATTTCCTCACAATTGTTGCTGTTTGCTTTAGGACAGCCTATAATCGTAACAATTCAATGGCGTGGATGGTGCTGGCTTGGATTTTCTCAGTATTTGCAGCAGTTGCATCTACATATTGGGACCTTGTAATTGATTGGGGCCTTTTGCAAAGGCGTTCCAAGAATCGCTGGTTGAGAGACAAACTTGCAGTCCCTCATAAAAGTGTATATTTCTTAGCCATGGTATGTAAGAGGAAACAATTGTGCTTGAAATTTTCTGACATTTATTACAATTATGATTGATATCTTATTTttctatgtttttaaaattggaATAAAAGTGTTGACAAATTGAAACCATGCAGGTCCTTAATGTCTTGCTGAGATTCGCTTGGTTGCAGACTGTTTTGAATTTCAAGTTTAGCTTCTTGCATAAACAAGCCATGACTACTATTGTTGCATGTCTAGAGATCATTCGTCGTGGCATGTGGAACTTCTTCAGGTAAACATGAAATTAATTAGGATTCTAATAACTAAGGGGTAAAACTCAATTAGTCGAGCAAATGTGTTTTGAGTGTTGAAAATCCTAGATACTTTGAcagtgataatttattttattgactaATGTTAACTTTAGTTAGTTATGTTAAAAATAGGGATTCAAACATGCAACCTCTGGTTCCTTTCAGCCTTAACCTTTCTTCTCAATTATTAAGTTAAccttatatttttcaaattttcatcaaCTTATGTACTACAAATTAATACTCCATGCATCATTTGGAAAAACAAGGATAATTTTCAGAGTTcgattgatttattttataattactacATTTCTAATTTCAGATTGGAGAATGAGCACTTGAACAATGTTGGCAAGTACCGTGCATTCAAGTCAGTGCCTCTACCCTTCAATTACGACGAAGATGAAGATAAAGATGAGTGATGCGATACTAGGCTACAACATGGATttattgtttgatttgatttcctctttttcttttctaaaacaCCTTTTTGCtccttcttttattctttcctTCTTCATATGTTGAGAATTCAagtgtaaatattttctttttgcttcAAGCAATAAAGGAGCATTACATGGGTGGCTGCAAATATTATCACGTTGACTTAAAGATGTTATGGAGTTCGACTTATCATAATCAACCCAAGTTATAAAGTAAATCACCTTAAAGAGCATCAGTCATGATCATTCAAACTAGTATCCGCACTTAACCCGAATATATCGAGATAAAGACAACATTCACACCTAAGTGACAAATTATTAGATACATAGTCACATGCGCCTACACGTGGAGCGCAATCAATCCAACCAACTTTCTCGTCAAGGAAACCTAGAAATATATGAGGACTTTCTCAAATGAAGGCAACATGATTCATTTTTACCATTCCACATACACTTTATTTTACTTGAACGTCCAAGTTGTTGGGGGTGCCATCACCAAAAGCACTTGAGGACCACCATTCTACTTGGTGGTCTTTGACCCCGAATCGAGGCCACTTCAAAATATTGACCATCTGTGGGAATCGGTTTCATCAATTCATTTAATCATTATACAATTTCTTGTTCAAAACAGATCTAACGATTAGTGATGGTGAGCACAAGGAATAAGATGAAGGCCTCAGCACTTTCTTAGGCTAGGCTACCATAATCGCCTTGCGAGGAAGGAGAATAGGTCCTTTCGCTCCTCAGAATGGGGTTATTCCTGAAGATGGAGACGAATCTTTGGTACTCTAGGTCGTGAGACTTGTGACACTCTtgcgacaacaacaacaaacattgAAGaattgagaaaacaaaaaaaagaaaaggtcaaGACTACAAGGAAAATTTTGTCACATCCAAAGTTATTGATCGGAATCTGATAATTGGAGCAAAAGCTTATAATATGATAGGTGGAGTCAAGAATCATGAGATGATTCCGTTCAACATGACATTTTCAGCGCGAATTTTGAGTTTACATGTTTTGAAGCAACTGCAACAATTTCCAACTATGGAGTTGAAGGATGGGTGGTTGATCCGAATGATCACCTCATTGAATTCGAACATACATTGTTGTAAAAAGGTGCCTTTGCGTTGTTAATATGAAGAGATCCATGTTGAAATAAATCCAACCGCTACCTCTGAAGTCAATTGATTCTTGGATTGATCTAAGGAAAAAATTACGTGATACCTTCGTTGCTAGTCAAGCAAGACCAAAAACCGAGATTGATCTAAAGAAAATCAGACATGGAGACCAAGAGCCTTTAAGAGAGTACATAAACTGGTTCAATCAGGAGGCTAGGGCAGCATGGAATTTACAGCTAGGAGTGGTTCTTATGTTAGCTAAGGACGGAGCGAGAGAGGGATCACCTTTCTTCACTTTGATGGCTAAAACACCCAACAAGAAACTAATGAAGAATTTGTAAGAAGGGTTGAAAAATAGGAGTGAGCAAAAACATTGATTTGGATTGAATCGGATTGTAATGAAACTTAAATTGAATtggttattttttgaattagttCATTGGAAAAGGCATGAActgtatttataaaattaatttgattaactgaattgtttttataaaactagATTGACTAACCAAACTAATTttcacttaaatattttttttatttgtaaaattgtTTGAAAATCAGTTCAAAATTACTCCAACTCTTAAAATCAgtctaaaattagtttaaaattagttttgtgtaaagtcaattttttaaaactagttctattttaaacttgtttctaaaccaatttgattatttggatataaaatcgaattgattaaaacAATTTGAAACTAATTCagcttgatttttttattgaactagTCTTTGGACACCCTTAAAGTACATCAATTATGTGAATACATGCTTTAGAGAATGGGAGGATAAAACAagcttaaattataattttgatcaacttatttttaaatcatgACATTTAGTctttctatttttcaaaataaataattttgttcctCCTATTATTTGTTCATCTAAAGTTATCTCTGAGTTTGATATGATATATTCATGATAAGGTGAAGTTTATATAGATAATTGACATTAggcttatatgaaaaaaaaaatatatcttaatagaaattaaatgtatgatattttgtttatagaTAAAGGAATACATAACTAAGACACTTGttttatttagttaatattattttctgtaTTATTAGtcaagaattataaaaaatttataatcaaaatttataaattaaaaaaaatatttaatacataaaacttttaaattttattttatattattttatatgttttatttaaaataatttacattttttaatttataattaaatttcataaatatgtgaattatttatgtaaacttttttgtaaatttattttaatatccaaattatttttattgtaattatttaCGCAACAAACCAATACTACTGGTaagtttggtaaaaaaaatataacttattttttttaaaaaaaagactcatgttaaattttatttataaaattatttaaaattatgatgacTCTTCATTTCACGTGTTCAAACTTTGATATTTCGCACTGTCCAACAGAATAAGCCAACAGGAAGTTAACAACTACCTTATATAGTTCAAAGTTTCACACTGTCCATCTTCCATTACTCACCGTCAACAAATCTTATTTTGCATCCTTATATCACAGTCTGAGTGCTTGTCAACGTCAACCATTATTGGTTTTATTAGAAGactcctttattttatttttttaacatggtGGGGGTGTTGTCCAATCACTCAGacgattattttattttatttttttaaaataaactaacgTAACGTACAAAATGACGTGTAgacattatttttcaataatgtcTTCTTGAGAGTGAGAGAAAGCTTTCCAACGAAAGACCTAATCAAAAAGTAGTCTTCTATTCTTTTTCCACAAACCCCTTCTTTCcagaaaatcaaaacaaattctTTGTTTTGTGTCACTATTTTTCTAACTTTCTGTTTTGGTCCCTAAAGGTCAGGGTAACGTGGTGTCTATTGTCTACCCTTTGTCTTTTCTATATTCTAATTTTCAAATTACTTAAACGTACGACGCTAAATTGTCTTCCAGGCCTAACTACCGCACCAACTATCAAACCACAGTAATATGAACCTTCGTTttgtcaaaaaatgaaaaaagtttcTAATTGTATTACCCTTTAGGACTATATATATCTCtcatttcattctctttcactATCCATAATTATTTCCCCTTTTCACCACCTCTCTTCattttatcaaaatagtttCTAATTGCATGCATTACCCTTTAGGCCTATACATATCTTTGGTGCAACCAACATATTTAAAGGCCacaaaaaatgaagtttgggaaAGAATACACCTCCCAAATGGTGCCAGAATGGCAAGAAGCATACATGGATTACAATCTTCTGAAAACCCTTTTGAAAGAAATCCAACGCTTCAAACTTAGGAACAAGCCTTCTCCCACCCCAAGTGGTCTAAGGAGAAAGCTAACACTATACAGAGCCTTCAGTGGCCTCACACAACAAAGACACTACCAACAACTTACTCCCTCAGAACAAGACATAGAGAGCCAACCCATTATGGTGCACTC comes from Glycine soja cultivar W05 chromosome 20, ASM419377v2, whole genome shotgun sequence and encodes:
- the LOC114403351 gene encoding phosphate transporter PHO1 homolog 3-like isoform X2 codes for the protein MKFGKEYTSQMVPEWQEAYMDYNFLKSHLKEIQRFRQRTKPPTATPRGLRRKLTLYRAFSGLTQQKHYQQLSPSEHDIESQPIMVHSVNNHDGYEKYQTTFLMTSEEGGEYELVYFKRLDDEFNKVGKFYRSKVEEVMTEAAILNKQMDALIAFRIKVENPTGSFDRSIEMTRLASDVASSSAVLSASTPKGAKLNRKVTMAMEVIEEGSTHHEQSDDSNDDQEEHVKQTVKPKVEVQKPNNVRGTRPAPLEVLDRVQLNHSFETPRSTIKGVLNFPGNTELNFSRKNLNKVEEQLQRSFIEFYRKLRLLKSYSFLNTLAFSKIMKKYDKITSRDAAKAYMKMVDNSHLGSSDEVTKLMDRVEKTFTKHFYNSNRNKAMNILRPKAKRERHRVTFSMGFLAGCTAALVLALILIVRTRKILDESGSTKYMDTLFPLNSLYGYIVLHMLMYAANIYFWRRYRVNHSFIFGFKQGTELGYNQVLLLGFGLAVLALGGVLVNLDMQIDPQTKDYKTLTELIPLILLLVVIAILLCPINIFYRSSRVFLLICLFHCICAPLYKVTLPDFFMADQFTSQVQALRSFELYICYYGWGDFKQRENTCNSSSVFITFSFIVAVIPYWSRFLQCLRRLFEEKDPMQGYNGLKYFLTIVAVCFRTAYNRNNSMAWMVLAWIFSVFAAVASTYWDLVIDWGLLQRRSKNRWLRDKLAVPHKSVYFLAMVLNVLLRFAWLQTVLNFKFSFLHKQAMTTIVACLEIIRRGMWNFFRLENEHLNNVGKYRAFKSVPLPFNYDEDEDKDE